The Streptomyces spororaveus genome includes a region encoding these proteins:
- a CDS encoding ATP-binding cassette domain-containing protein, translating into MRQLWRTLRGHRAPFVVILAAEVTTSGLEALLHPLLLKALFDEAILTADLRRFLVLGLTYLALGLTLNLTGYWIACRRKRFENAFTLVLETELLGRALGLDGRKVSRAGNASYVSRIHNDVSQGVLPAVDVSLRIARQAVTSVVFLGVLLYLSWQASLVLLVIVPPLVFVSNRLGRRIEENTGPEREAEARYVNTLTRTLEAFPALRGLPSLLPGTRRANQDALRGFLGITFVNFRLAQRQRTLSDLVMNLSDTASMIVGAFFVFSGRMSFGSFLAFVNSLWRAVTGMFDLVNMIPQARRSTAVLERIESLRASRETPYHDEGALVRVRGARVVYGGADGDRPGGGGGPGGGGGPGEREVAGVSFDTFELRSGEHVLLRGPNGCGKTTLLHIISGTLAPDSGSVTLPPRVASLTAPVNLPPLPVRDLVPDAGLRAALDLDAPAGRLPSELSSGQRQRVGVAALLCEDADVYLADEPFANLDDQGRELVFRLLRERTAGRGLLVVHHGDEDLDGRFDRVVTLAAGHPLARLS; encoded by the coding sequence TCACCGGGCCCCCTTCGTGGTGATCCTCGCCGCCGAGGTCACCACGAGCGGGCTGGAGGCGCTGCTGCACCCGCTGCTGCTCAAGGCCCTGTTCGACGAGGCGATCCTGACCGCCGACCTCCGGCGCTTCCTGGTCCTCGGCCTGACCTACCTGGCGCTCGGGCTGACCCTCAACCTCACGGGTTACTGGATCGCCTGCCGGCGCAAGCGGTTCGAGAACGCGTTCACGCTGGTGCTGGAGACGGAGCTGCTGGGCCGTGCACTCGGCCTGGACGGCCGGAAGGTGTCGCGGGCGGGCAACGCCTCGTACGTCAGCCGCATCCACAACGACGTGTCCCAGGGGGTGCTGCCGGCCGTCGACGTGTCCCTGCGCATCGCGCGGCAGGCGGTCACCTCGGTCGTCTTCCTGGGGGTGCTGCTGTACCTGTCCTGGCAGGCCAGCCTCGTCCTGCTGGTGATCGTGCCGCCGCTGGTGTTCGTCAGCAACCGGCTCGGCAGGCGGATCGAGGAGAACACCGGCCCCGAACGCGAGGCGGAGGCCCGGTACGTCAACACGCTGACCCGGACCCTGGAGGCCTTCCCCGCCCTGCGCGGTCTGCCGTCGCTGCTGCCGGGCACGCGCCGCGCCAACCAGGACGCGCTGCGCGGCTTCCTCGGCATCACCTTCGTCAACTTCCGGCTGGCACAGCGCCAGCGGACCCTCAGCGACCTGGTGATGAACCTGTCGGACACCGCTTCGATGATCGTCGGGGCCTTCTTCGTCTTCTCCGGCCGGATGTCCTTCGGCAGCTTCCTCGCCTTCGTCAACTCGCTGTGGCGGGCGGTGACCGGGATGTTCGACCTCGTCAACATGATTCCGCAGGCCCGCCGGAGCACCGCCGTCCTCGAACGGATCGAGTCCCTGCGGGCGTCCCGGGAGACCCCGTACCACGACGAAGGGGCGCTGGTACGGGTCCGCGGGGCGCGGGTCGTGTACGGCGGCGCCGACGGGGACAGGCCCGGGGGCGGCGGCGGGCCCGGGGGCGGCGGCGGGCCCGGGGAGCGCGAGGTGGCCGGGGTCTCGTTCGACACCTTCGAGCTGCGCTCCGGCGAGCACGTGCTGCTGCGCGGTCCCAACGGCTGCGGGAAGACCACGCTGCTGCACATCATCTCCGGGACGCTCGCCCCCGACTCCGGGTCGGTCACCCTGCCGCCCCGGGTGGCGAGCCTGACCGCTCCGGTGAACCTGCCCCCGCTGCCGGTGCGCGACCTCGTCCCCGACGCGGGCCTGCGCGCGGCGCTGGACCTGGACGCGCCGGCCGGCAGGCTGCCGTCGGAGCTGTCCTCGGGCCAGCGCCAGCGCGTCGGGGTCGCCGCGCTCCTGTGCGAGGACGCGGACGTGTACCTCGCCGACGAGCCGTTCGCGAACCTCGACGACCAGGGCCGGGAGCTGGTGTTCCGGCTGCTGCGCGAGCGGACCGCCGGGCGCGGGCTGCTCGTCGTGCACCACGGGGACGAGGACCTCGACGGCCGCTTCGACCGTGTGGTGACCCTGGCGGCCGGACACCCGCTGGCCCGGCTCTCCTGA